The sequence below is a genomic window from Paenibacillus sp. DCT19.
CCTGTCGGCGCGCAGTGCCTTGAACTGCAACAGCGTCAAAAGCGCGAGCAATACGAGGAAGATCATCGAACCGGCAGAAGCCAGACCAAATGAATAGCTGCCAAAGGCGGTATGATAGATATATGTCGTCAAAATTTCAGTTGCATAGTTCGGACCGCCGTCCGTCATTGTAAAAATGAGGTCAAACGCCTTAAACGATTGAATGGTGGTATATGCCACAACAATGGTTGCTGAAGGCGCAAGCAAAGGCCAAGTCACCGTGCGGAATACCTGCCACTTGCTGCCTCCATCCATTCGAGCAGCTTCGTACAATTCTGCTGGAATGCCCTGTAGACCTGCGATGAACACAATCATCATCTGTCCGGCATGAGCCCAGACCTGTACTGCGGCGATAGAATAGATCGCAATCTTGGGATCACCGATCCAGTTACGAGCTATACTGCTCATACCCGCCTCATTCAAGCCGTAGTTGATCAATCCAATAGATGGATCATACATAAATGCCCATATTAGTCCGACCGATACAGAGGACAGAATGGTAGGCAGGAAATACAACGCCCGAAGCACAATACGTGTCTTTGTATTACGAACCAAGAGCAAGGCAAGTACAAGTGAAATAAACGTTTGAGCGATAACTACCGTTAACATGAATTCAACGTTGTTGCCAAAGGCTTTGCGAAATACGATGCTGCTGAGACTGTCCTTATAATTATCCAGCCCTACAAATGCATACGACGGGGATACCCCGTCCCAATCCGTAAAGGAGTAGAACAGCCCCGTCAATGTAGGAAATACGAACAATCCAACGTACAGCAGCAACCCAGGTAATAGAAACAGGGATAGCTGAATACGATTTTTCATCGTTTATTTCCCGATATGCTGATCAATGATCGCCTGTGCCTGCTGCGCTGCTTCTTCTGGCGAAGTACCGCTTAGCACAGCCTGGATGGAGTTCGTAACAGCCTTTTGGTTATCTCCATTCAGGATGGTGAACCGTGGCTGGAACACGGTCTTTTTGCTTGCCCATTCTCCGGCAACTTGAAGCTCAGGTGTATCGTATTTCACATCATTAACCGTTACATTCTGTCCGGTCTGATTAGCATACTCGCTAGCTACTTCCGGTTTGCTCAAGAACTCAATGAACTTCTTCGCTTCTTCCGGATGCTTCGACTTGCTATTCACCGCAAGCATAAATGTGGTGGTGTGCACCCCTTCATACTTCGCCTGATCGGCACTTACTGTAATTGGTGCGAGCAATTTTTGCTCCAGATTCGGGTTTTGCAGCTTGTTCTGAGCAAGTTGATATGATCCACTTGCGAGCATTGCTGCTTTTTCCTGAATAAACAACGCTCCTGCCGCAGGGTCTTTCGTACCCAGTGCATCCTGCTGGAAGTATCCTTTATCGTTCAGCTCTTTGATCTGAGTCAACGTTTTCACCCAGAACTCATCCGTCAGTTTAGCTTCGCCTGCTTCTACTTTGGTAAAAATGTCGTCACTCGGCGCATTGTTCATGACCATCGTGTTCATGAATTGGCCTGGGCCAATGTCCGCTCCGGCAAAAGCAATTGGAATGATGCCATTGTCTTTCAGCTTCTGGCACAGTGCCAGGAAACCTTCCCAATCCGTCGGTGGCGTCAGACCATACTGTTCAAACAGCTTCACATTATAGATGGGATCGTTATATACAAGTTGATACGGAACTGCATATTGCTTGCCATCATGTTGCCCTGCTTCTATCAGTTTCGAATTAAAAGCAGACAAGAATGATGATCCCGTCAGGTCTGTGAACAATCCAGCTTTGGTGAAGGCTTCGAATTGTGCACCTGGGAAGGATGCAAAGACATCCCCGACCGAACCATCACTGATTTTGGATTGTACGGTGGATTGATACTGATCCGAAGGCAATGTCTGCATTTCTACCTCGATGTTTGGATTTTCCTTTTCAAACGCGTCGATGGTCTTATTCAATGCTTCTACATCTTCTCCACGCCAGTGGATGAAGCTGATTTTCACTTTCCCTGAACCTGAACCCGAGGAATCATTCTCTCCGGATGCTGCGTTATCTCCGCCGCCGCAAGCCGACAGCAGGATGGACATGACCAGCATACTGATAAGGGGCAGGATATACTTTTTCTTATTTTTCATTAAATACGACCTCCTGAAGGATGATTAATGTAAGTTCTACGAATGTTTCACACTGGGCACTCCGAGTGCAGTACCATCTTCCGATCGCTGTTATCCCCAGATTTCTCTGAATCATTTCTTTTAATGGTTAAAATCCGGGGATAAAGGCGAGCGCTAGGCTTCTTCAGATCGGTTCTGCCCTCTCCGTTAAAGTGTAAAAAAGTTAACTTACTTAGTTGGTAGTAACGGAGTGCTGCTTTTGTCTTGTTTTCCATTGGTCTCGAATGATTGGCATAACTGTCCGCCCGAAGATTTCGGCTTCTTCCAGATGTGGATACCCGGAAAGAATAAAGGTAGTCACACCTATATCTCCATATTCCATCAAGCGTTCTGCAACCTGTTCAGCTGTGCCCACGATAAGGATTGCACCGCCGGAGCGTACGACAGACAAGCCCGTCCACAGGTTAGGACCCACAACAAATTGTTGTTTCTCCGATAGTTCCCGCAGCTCATTTTGTCTACGCTGGTTGGTAGCATCCGTCTCGGCAAAGGCTGCTTTGGCCTTCTCGATTGCCTCTGGCGGTACTTTACTAATAATCTCCCAAGCGGCGGCCCATGCTTCTTCTTCCGTATCCCGAATGAGCACTTGCGCACGCATGCCGTAACGCATCTGACGATCTTGTCCTGTTTCCGCTTTAACCTGCTCACGAATGACCTCGATCTCTTCGATCTGCTCTTGGATCCAGTCATGGGGTTCGCCCCACATGAGGAATGTATCCGCATGCTCCACAGCAACTCGCTTCGCAATCGGGGAGCTTCCTCCCAAATAGAATGGTGGATGAGGTTTCTGTACCGTTTCTGGCATGCCTACTGGACCTTTGAAGGTATAGTGTTGCCCGTTAAACGCTGGATATGGATCACTGGACGCATCCGCATTCGATTGTGCGCCGCTGCCTGCGAATTCAGTCAGATTGAGTCCTGTGGACTGGGTCCACGAACGCTTCATGACTTCCATATACTCGCTTGCGCGTACATACCGCTCATCATGTGCATGTGCCAGCGGATCACCCAGCTCTTCCAAATCTCGAACCGAGCTACCTGTAACCACATTCATCATGGCGCGGCCTCCAGAGAGCTGATCCAGCGCCGCACCCATGCGTGCAGCAAGAACCGGTGTAACCAGGCCCGGGCGAATAGCGACAAGGGGACGCAATGTCTTGGTATGGCTCATCACAGCCGAGCCGACAACCCACGCATCCAGACAGGCTCCCCCTGTTGGAATAAGCACGAATTCGAACCCTGCCGTCTCCGCCGTCTGTGCTACCTGAACCAGATAATCCAGACTCGGCGCTCGCTCTGGTTCAACTCCTACATACTTACCATCCCCTGCTGTTGGCAAAAACCATCCAAACTTCATCTCTTCCTGTTCGCTCACCAAAGTCATTCCCTTCTATGAATAAATAAAGTCTCATGTTAAAAAAAGTTACCGTTGTGCTTCCTTGACGTTCCGCGTACGAATCGTTCTTTCGATCACTGTTATCCCAGATTTTTTTTAATTTCCCTTTTCCAAAGGGAAAATCCGGAGATAAAGGTGAACGCGTTGCTTCTGCAGAATCGATTTCGTCCCCTCCACTACGTTGGCACCTCTTGAAACTTATTTTTAAAGTGCGCCTAATTTCTGTTCATTTTATTAGTACATAAGCTCCAAATACCGATTAATTAACTTGGTTTAATAGGTATGGACATCATATCAATTGATTTGTCTGTGATCAATGTCATTTCGCGGCAATTTTATTTTGTCATTTTGTGGTCTTTTCTCAGAATTAGGTCTTGTTGATCTTGAATATGTATAAAACCCACCTGTATAATAGGTTATAAGTGAACCTTTTCGATCGTATCTACAATACTTATATATTAAAGAGGTGTTCCCGATGACCGAGAGCATGAAGGAGGACCACCACGAGTTTTTGGATATTATTTTTTTCACTCCATCTGAATTCGAGAAAGCCGGTGGCGCCTGGCCGATTCGTATCGGCCGCAATCTAGCCAAGAGCAACTATCATATTGGCCCTCGCACCACACCTTATCATTATTTGCTGTTTGTGTTAGAGGGGGAAGGTACGTTTATTCAGAATGGGCAACATCATGCCTTGCGAGCACGAGATGCGTTCTGTCTATTTCCGCATGTCACTCACGAGTACTGGACCACCCCTGAGAACACATTGCAGAAAATATTTATCGCCTTTGACGGCTCACATGCGGCTGAACTGCTCTCCCGGATCGGTCTGACTCCAGACTCGCCTTATCGTTCAGGTGTGTTAACACCAGAGACAGCTAGTGCAATGCGTGCATTTATGGAGGATGTTCGCAAACCGCAGGATGGAGCAAGTGATCTAGGGCGACTTACTCGATTTCTAAGCCTATTTGACCGAATTGCACGTTCTCCGGCGACCAAAGGATTACAGCCAGACTCAGCCACTCCCTGGCTCCAGAAGGGCAAGGAGTATATGGATATCCATTTTGCTGGCGGCATTACAGTTGAAGGCGTGTCCGCTCATGCCGGTGTGGATCGAACCCATTTTGCCAAACAGTTCCGCAGAGCGTACGGTCTCTCTCCCGTCCAGTATATTCAGCAATTAAAAATGGATCAGGCTAAGCGTTTACTTGTGCAGACCCCGCTAAGCTTAACTGAAGTGGCTCATTCCGTCGGTTACCCCGACTTGTTCTCCTTCTCCAAAGCGTTCAAAAAACAGGTCGGTCTGCCCCCCAACCGCTATCGGACAACGGAGAGCAGCAAAGAATAAATAGGAGCACATTCCACCTTACGTTTCAAGCCGCCTATGCTATGATGCCGATCTCTTCGTCTTCGCTAAGCCAGCTTAACGGCTAGGAATGAACTCTTGACCATCTATGGCATCTGTTGCGATTATTTTTTACCATTCATAACAACAAGAAAGGCAAGTCCCCTTCATTCCAGGACTTGCCTTTCTTGTTCACTTCACTTGTTCATTTCATATCTTCTGCGCGTTGTAAGGTTACACTGACTCTCGATCCTCATAACGGTCATTCCTATTTCCGCTCATCATCCTTACGCGCAAGCGGAATGCCGTTCTTCTTCGCATACCATGCTTCATAATGATGCACGGCAACACCTGCAAAGGAAGAATGAGCGGAGCCAAGTTTGAACACCTTCTCAATTTCCTCATCCATATTGCTGATTGGTTTACGGAAAAAGGTCAGGTGATCGCCCTCATGCGTATCGGCCAACTCTGCTCCGATCCAGACTTTCTTGCCTAGGTCGTCCGCTTCGTCCAGTTCCTCCTTGGACAGATCGTACATCTGCTGCCCACTGTCACGGTACGCCATGATAGCTACGGCATCGAAGTGGGAGATGACCCAGTGGCTGAACGTGCCTTCATTCCCGGACGACTGACGGGCATCCAGCCAGAACGGAATGGCAGCGCTCATGTACAATCCTGCATCCTCTCCCGCGTCCGTCCAGGCCTTCATGTTATCTTGCCACTCTGCAATGACACGGCTCTCCTCATTCTCCCACCGTTTCAGTTGATACGGCTCTACATCCAGTTGGATACCTTCAAAACGTTCATTCTTGGCGGAAGCTGCATTATATGCTCGCACT
It includes:
- a CDS encoding carbohydrate ABC transporter permease, translated to MKNRIQLSLFLLPGLLLYVGLFVFPTLTGLFYSFTDWDGVSPSYAFVGLDNYKDSLSSIVFRKAFGNNVEFMLTVVIAQTFISLVLALLLVRNTKTRIVLRALYFLPTILSSVSVGLIWAFMYDPSIGLINYGLNEAGMSSIARNWIGDPKIAIYSIAAVQVWAHAGQMMIVFIAGLQGIPAELYEAARMDGGSKWQVFRTVTWPLLAPSATIVVAYTTIQSFKAFDLIFTMTDGGPNYATEILTTYIYHTAFGSYSFGLASAGSMIFLVLLALLTLLQFKALRADRVSY
- a CDS encoding extracellular solute-binding protein, yielding MKNKKKYILPLISMLVMSILLSACGGGDNAASGENDSSGSGSGKVKISFIHWRGEDVEALNKTIDAFEKENPNIEVEMQTLPSDQYQSTVQSKISDGSVGDVFASFPGAQFEAFTKAGLFTDLTGSSFLSAFNSKLIEAGQHDGKQYAVPYQLVYNDPIYNVKLFEQYGLTPPTDWEGFLALCQKLKDNGIIPIAFAGADIGPGQFMNTMVMNNAPSDDIFTKVEAGEAKLTDEFWVKTLTQIKELNDKGYFQQDALGTKDPAAGALFIQEKAAMLASGSYQLAQNKLQNPNLEQKLLAPITVSADQAKYEGVHTTTFMLAVNSKSKHPEEAKKFIEFLSKPEVASEYANQTGQNVTVNDVKYDTPELQVAGEWASKKTVFQPRFTILNGDNQKAVTNSIQAVLSGTSPEEAAQQAQAIIDQHIGK
- a CDS encoding LLM class flavin-dependent oxidoreductase, whose protein sequence is MTLVSEQEEMKFGWFLPTAGDGKYVGVEPERAPSLDYLVQVAQTAETAGFEFVLIPTGGACLDAWVVGSAVMSHTKTLRPLVAIRPGLVTPVLAARMGAALDQLSGGRAMMNVVTGSSVRDLEELGDPLAHAHDERYVRASEYMEVMKRSWTQSTGLNLTEFAGSGAQSNADASSDPYPAFNGQHYTFKGPVGMPETVQKPHPPFYLGGSSPIAKRVAVEHADTFLMWGEPHDWIQEQIEEIEVIREQVKAETGQDRQMRYGMRAQVLIRDTEEEAWAAAWEIISKVPPEAIEKAKAAFAETDATNQRRQNELRELSEKQQFVVGPNLWTGLSVVRSGGAILIVGTAEQVAERLMEYGDIGVTTFILSGYPHLEEAEIFGRTVMPIIRDQWKTRQKQHSVTTN
- a CDS encoding AraC family transcriptional regulator: MTESMKEDHHEFLDIIFFTPSEFEKAGGAWPIRIGRNLAKSNYHIGPRTTPYHYLLFVLEGEGTFIQNGQHHALRARDAFCLFPHVTHEYWTTPENTLQKIFIAFDGSHAAELLSRIGLTPDSPYRSGVLTPETASAMRAFMEDVRKPQDGASDLGRLTRFLSLFDRIARSPATKGLQPDSATPWLQKGKEYMDIHFAGGITVEGVSAHAGVDRTHFAKQFRRAYGLSPVQYIQQLKMDQAKRLLVQTPLSLTEVAHSVGYPDLFSFSKAFKKQVGLPPNRYRTTESSKE